One part of the Vitis riparia cultivar Riparia Gloire de Montpellier isolate 1030 chromosome 8, EGFV_Vit.rip_1.0, whole genome shotgun sequence genome encodes these proteins:
- the LOC117920616 gene encoding pentatricopeptide repeat-containing protein At1g09900-like, with the protein MPSQLVFSSHPSPIHSLIFSSPCFFRNNHNKTQQGKLLLHATTLSFPVRNPSESTLSIANATDRICPNGVSIDGPIKEEPHSMDFDRRNTRLQVQNFVDRIRALPTSERIQIIHVFERERAFQNLSVFNDVLLALFIADEPDLALKLYCDISSYGMVPDSWTFSIIIKCHCKKNDPSEAKRVLEHMVEIGFQPSVATFTILINSFCRRGKLQKAVEILEFMGRIGCKGNVQTYNCLLKGLCYVGRVEDAYEFLMKIKKSSVKPDLYSYTAVMDGFCKVGRSDEAMELLVEALEMGMTPNVVTFNTLFNGYCKEGRPLEGIHLLKNMKERNCMPDYISYSTLLNGLLKWGKIHSALRIYREMVEAGFEVDERMMNTMLRGLCRRSWKEEGLLKDAHEVFEKMINAGCAIYPNTYGLVIQTLCVAKEVDKALMYLNEMVGFGYSPPRMITFNSVIRALCSEGRVDEALSILVLICEGRRIPSRICYNLLIDEFNQQGRWLSACTVYGAALKRGVIPHKRPGKYSSRKNAIVG; encoded by the coding sequence ATGCCTTCTCAACTAGTGTTTTCTTCACATCCTTCACCCattcattctttgatttttagtAGCCCTTGCTTCTTCAGAAACAACCACAACAAAACCCAACAAGGTAAGCTGCTTCTCCATGCCACCACTCTCTCATTCCCTGTTAGGAATCCATCAGAAAGCACTCTCAGTATCGCCAATGCAACTGATAGGATTTGTCCAAATGGAGTCTCCATTGACGGACCCATCAAGGAAGAACCACATAGCATGGACTTTGATAGGAGAAATACTAGATTACAAGTCCAAAACTTTGTTGATAGGATTAGAGCCTTACCCACTTCTGAAAGAATCCAAATTATCCATGTGTTTGAGAGAGAACGGGCATTTCAGAACCTGTCTGTCTTCAATGATGTGCTCCTGGCTTTATTCATAGCAGATGAGCCTGACCTTGCGCTGAAACTCTACTGTGATATATCATCCTATGGGATGGTGCCAGATTCTTGGACTTTTTCCATTATTATCAAGTGCCACTGCAAGAAAAATGACCCGAGTGAAGCAAAACGAGTTCTTGAGCACATGGTGGAAATTGGGTTTCAACCAAGTGTAGCAACATTCACTATTCTGATCAATTCATTCTGCAGAAGGGGTAAATTGCAGAAAGCTGTGGAGATTTTGGAGTTCATGGGTCGAATTGGATGCAAAGGTAATGTTCAGACATATAACTGCCTGTTAAAGGGGTTGTGCTATGTGGGGAGGGTGGAGGATGCGtatgaattcttgatgaaaATCAAGAAATCTTCAGTAAAACCAGACCTATATTCATATACAGCTGTTATGGATGGGTTTTGCAAAGTGGGTAGGTCGGATGAGGCAATGGAGTTGCTTGTTGAAGCTCTGGAAATGGGAATGACCCCAAATGTGGTCACTTTCAATACCCTGTTCAATGGGTATTGCAAGGAAGGAAGGCCATTAGAGGGGATTCATCTATTGAAGAACATGAAAGAAAGAAACTGCATGCCTGATTATATCAGTTATAGcactttgttgaatggactatTGAAGTGGGGCAAAATTCATTCGGCGCTGCGAATTTACAGGGAGATGGTGGAGGCTGGTTTCGAAGTGGATGAGAGGATGATGAACACCATGTTGAGGGGATTGTGCAGGAGATCATGGAAAGAAGAAGGGCTGTTGAAAGATGCCCATGAAGTGTTTGAGAAAATGATTAACGCGGGCTGTGCCATTTACCCCAATACATATGGCCTAGTGATCCAAACCCTTTGTGTTGCCAAGGAGGTAGACAAGGCTTTGATGTATTTAAATGAGATGGTAGGGTTTGGATATTCTCCTCCCAGGATGATCACCTTCAACAGTGTCATTCGCGCACTTTGCAGTGAGGGAAGGGTTGATGAGGCACTGTCGATCTTGGTTCTCATATGCGAAGGGAGGAGAATTCCCAGTAGGATTTGTTATAACCTTTTGATTGATGAGTTCAACCAACAGGGGAGATGGTTGAGTGCTTGTACTGTATATGGTGCAGCTCTGAAGAGAGGTGTGATCCCTCACAAGAGGCCAGGCAAGTATTCAAGCCGCAAGAATGCTATTGTTGGTTAG
- the LOC117920986 gene encoding elongation factor P, with translation MAAFNISSATIYRTSSSSSSSSSLSLSSKLSVLPMRCAPPRPYRSRFSKILAFTSNDIKVGSSIEVDGAPWKVLEFLHVKPGKGAAFVRTKMRNYVTGNTVEKTFRAGCSIDEADVYKETKQYTYKDGAQFVFMDLSTFEEIRLNESDVGERTKWLKEGMDCNVLFWNGKIIDFELPITVKLTVVDVDPGVKGDTAQGGSKPATLDTGAVVNVPLFVNIGDEILVDTRTGEYRSRA, from the exons ATGGCAGCCTTCAACATCTCTTCAGCTACAATCTACCGTACATcgtcttcatcttcatcttcatcatctttgTCTTTATCATCAAAGCTGTCGGTTCTCCCAATGCGGTGTGCTCCTCCAAGGCCTTACCGTTCTAGATTCTCAA AGATACTTGCGTTTACGAGCAATGATATCAAGGTGGGTTCCAGCATTGAGGTAGATGGAGCTCCATGGAAAGTTTTAG AGTTTCTTCATGTGAAGCCTGGGAAAGGGGCAGCATTTGTAAGGACCAAAATGCGCAATTATGTAACGGGAAACACTGTTGAGAAAACTTTTCGAGCTGGTTGTTcg ATAGATGAGGCCGATGTGTACAAGGAGACCAAGCAATACACATATAAAGATGGTGCACAGTTTGTCTTCATGGACCTG AGTACATTTGAAGAAATTCGACTTAATGAGTCTGATGTTGGAGAGAGGACAAAGTGGCTGAAAGAGGGCATGGACTGCAATGTGCTATTTTGGAATGGAAAG ATTATTGATTTTGAACTCCCCATTACAGTCAAGCTGACTGTTGTCGATGTTGATCCTGGCGTTAAAGGTGACACCGCACAAG GTGGATCGAAGCCAGCAACTCTCGATACAGGTGCTGTTGTCAATGTCCCTCTGTTTGTAAATATAGGCGATGAAATATTGGTGGATACAAGAACTGGGGAGTACAGGAGTCGCGCATAG